One stretch of Halobacillus litoralis DNA includes these proteins:
- the adh gene encoding aldehyde dehydrogenase has product MVYAFPNTEGSKVQFKKRYDNFIGGEWTAPVKGQYFDNVTPVTGQTFCQVARSTEEDIELALDAAHKAKDAWGKTSVAERSLVLNRIADRMEENLENLAIAETWENGKAVRETLNADLPLAVDHFRYFASVIRSQEGSIGEIDNDTIAYHFNEPLGVVGQIIPWNFPLLMATWKIAPALAAGNAIVLKPAEQTPASIMYLLELIEDLLPAGVLNVVNGFGLEAGKPLAQSPRISKIAFTGETTTGRMIMQYASQNIIPVTLELGGKSPNIIFEDVMREDDDLLDKTIEGMVMFALNQGEVCTCPSRALIQESIYDEFMERAIKRVKEIKTGNPLDPEVMMGAQASSEQLEKILSYLEVGKEEGAECLTGGARNQMEGDFKDGYYVQPTVFKGDNSMRIFHEEIFGPVLSVTTFKDKEEAMKIANDTLYGLGAGVWTRDMNTAYRFGRGIEAGRVWTNCYHAYPAHAAFGGYKMSGVGRENHKMMLSHYQQTKNMLVSYSPQKLGFF; this is encoded by the coding sequence ATGGTATATGCTTTTCCTAATACAGAAGGATCTAAAGTTCAGTTCAAGAAACGCTATGACAACTTCATTGGCGGAGAATGGACAGCTCCTGTCAAAGGACAATATTTTGATAATGTCACCCCTGTAACAGGACAAACTTTTTGTCAGGTCGCACGTTCGACGGAGGAAGATATTGAGCTTGCCCTTGATGCTGCACACAAAGCGAAGGATGCTTGGGGGAAAACGTCCGTGGCGGAGCGTTCTTTGGTCCTAAACCGCATTGCAGACCGAATGGAGGAAAACCTCGAGAATTTGGCCATTGCGGAGACGTGGGAGAACGGGAAAGCTGTCCGTGAAACTCTGAATGCTGACCTTCCGCTTGCCGTTGATCACTTCCGTTATTTTGCTTCAGTCATTCGTTCCCAAGAAGGATCCATCGGCGAAATCGATAACGATACGATTGCTTACCATTTCAACGAGCCACTAGGAGTCGTTGGTCAAATCATTCCATGGAACTTCCCACTGTTGATGGCGACGTGGAAAATAGCTCCCGCTCTCGCTGCCGGAAATGCGATTGTTCTGAAGCCTGCAGAACAGACACCGGCATCTATCATGTATCTGCTGGAATTAATAGAAGACTTGCTGCCTGCAGGGGTATTGAATGTCGTCAACGGTTTCGGGTTAGAAGCTGGTAAGCCGTTAGCCCAAAGCCCTCGCATCAGTAAAATCGCTTTTACAGGAGAAACGACAACCGGACGAATGATCATGCAATATGCCTCTCAAAACATCATTCCTGTTACTTTAGAGCTTGGTGGAAAATCACCAAACATCATTTTTGAGGATGTCATGCGTGAAGATGACGATTTACTGGATAAAACAATTGAAGGGATGGTCATGTTTGCTTTGAATCAAGGTGAAGTATGTACATGTCCTTCTCGTGCCCTCATCCAGGAGTCAATCTATGACGAATTTATGGAACGTGCCATCAAACGCGTCAAAGAAATTAAGACAGGAAACCCACTTGACCCTGAAGTAATGATGGGTGCTCAAGCTTCCTCCGAACAACTAGAGAAAATCTTGTCTTACCTTGAGGTCGGTAAGGAAGAAGGGGCCGAGTGCCTGACTGGTGGAGCTCGTAATCAAATGGAAGGCGACTTCAAAGACGGGTACTACGTACAGCCGACAGTATTCAAAGGCGATAACAGTATGAGAATCTTCCATGAAGAAATCTTCGGTCCAGTCCTATCTGTGACGACGTTCAAAGATAAAGAAGAAGCCATGAAGATCGCCAATGACACGCTTTACGGCTTGGGTGCCGGTGTGTGGACACGTGATATGAATACAGCTTACCGTTTCGGCCGCGGAATTGAAGCCGGACGCGTTTGGACCAACTGTTACCACGCCTACCCTGCACATGCAGCTTTCGGCGGATACAAAATGTCCGGGGTTGGCCGGGAGAACCATAAGATGATGCTCAGCCATTATCAACAAACGAAGAATATGCTCGTCAGCTACAGCCCACAGAAGCTTGGATTCTTTTAA
- a CDS encoding tetratricopeptide repeat protein — MKGSLIKQHRKFKNLTLEELASGICSVSYLSKIEHDTINASDEIYRLLGERLNIKLTDINQEFDESIHQQLLEWHEIIQRRDLPLMEEYFQKCTEALESNQNTELNHLYTIVKARHTMKLNEGPLSDEDLKEIDDLYPYTNDEYKFFYHKTVGIHYLLKNHQLKNALHHFHKTEELLNKLPFTDSETYFHLALTYSQIRASVESNFYAHTALEGYIKDFDYERIVDTYMIIALNYRALEIYSIAEEYFLKLKRISKYHLKSIDERRVYHNLGYIYANQEKYEDAIDYLEKAYNMTLEMKDDYFYVNTIYSLASTHFYAGNIEKAWVLIEKGEKSAEEYDITFFKYKFFVLRSTALEKTMEDFFMDKLENEIIPYFRENNEYGSYKNYCEMLGNLYYEKRMYKKAAMYFKEVNNYRKTQKKDLLL, encoded by the coding sequence ATGAAAGGTTCGTTAATTAAACAACACCGCAAATTTAAGAATTTAACACTAGAAGAACTTGCATCAGGAATTTGCTCGGTATCCTATTTGAGTAAAATTGAACACGATACCATTAACGCCAGTGATGAAATTTACCGTCTGTTAGGAGAGCGGTTGAATATCAAGTTGACTGATATAAACCAGGAATTCGACGAATCCATTCATCAGCAACTTCTAGAATGGCATGAAATTATTCAACGTCGAGACCTCCCATTAATGGAAGAGTACTTTCAAAAATGTACAGAAGCACTAGAGTCCAACCAAAATACTGAACTCAATCATTTATATACCATTGTTAAAGCTCGCCACACCATGAAGTTGAATGAAGGACCGCTATCCGATGAAGATTTAAAAGAGATTGATGATTTATATCCATATACGAATGATGAATATAAATTCTTCTACCATAAAACGGTCGGAATTCATTATCTTTTGAAAAACCACCAACTAAAAAATGCCCTTCATCATTTCCACAAAACCGAAGAGCTTTTAAATAAACTCCCATTTACAGACAGTGAAACCTATTTTCATTTAGCTCTGACTTATTCTCAAATAAGAGCATCAGTAGAGTCAAATTTTTACGCTCATACAGCCTTGGAAGGATATATTAAAGATTTTGATTATGAACGAATTGTTGACACCTACATGATCATTGCCCTAAATTATAGAGCTTTAGAGATCTACTCCATCGCAGAAGAGTATTTCTTAAAGTTAAAAAGGATATCCAAATATCATTTGAAGTCCATTGATGAAAGAAGAGTTTACCATAATCTTGGGTATATATATGCTAATCAGGAAAAATATGAAGATGCAATTGATTATTTAGAAAAAGCTTATAATATGACGCTTGAAATGAAAGATGATTATTTTTACGTGAACACCATTTATTCTCTTGCCTCCACTCACTTCTATGCAGGAAATATAGAGAAAGCATGGGTGCTTATTGAGAAAGGTGAAAAAAGCGCAGAGGAATATGACATTACATTCTTTAAGTATAAATTTTTTGTACTTAGAAGCACAGCTTTAGAAAAAACAATGGAAGACTTTTTTATGGACAAGCTGGAAAATGAAATCATTCCGTATTTTAGAGAGAATAATGAATATGGAAGTTACAAGAATTATTGTGAAATGTTAGGTAACCTTTATTATGAGAAGCGAATGTACAAAAAAGCAGCCATGTATTTTAAAGAGGTTAACAATTACCGGAAAACACAAAAAAAAGATTTATTATTATAA
- a CDS encoding chorismate-binding protein, producing the protein MTTSPFLQFEFSNAQGDPDHKVFQQPVEVLTTDDVSEVKSVFKRVEERLDEGYYVAGYVSYEAAPAFDQAFRVHPHPEWPLVWFGVFDRFETDWKDAGSRLFHVSDWELRGNYASYQKGIEEVKAGIERGDTYQVNFTTRMEASFSGDDYTFYRRLVRNQQSSYSAYLNMGEKRILSASPELFFRVDGNQLKTKPMKGTASRGRDSKEDESKRGGTSDIT; encoded by the coding sequence ATGACAACCTCACCTTTTTTGCAGTTTGAATTCTCAAATGCCCAGGGGGACCCGGACCATAAAGTGTTTCAACAACCGGTTGAGGTCCTCACGACCGATGATGTGAGCGAGGTGAAATCAGTCTTCAAGCGGGTGGAAGAAAGGCTCGACGAGGGTTACTATGTAGCTGGCTATGTATCCTATGAAGCTGCCCCTGCTTTTGATCAGGCCTTTCGCGTTCATCCTCATCCGGAATGGCCGCTTGTGTGGTTCGGAGTGTTCGATCGATTTGAAACAGATTGGAAGGATGCAGGTTCCAGGCTGTTTCATGTATCAGACTGGGAGTTGCGTGGGAATTATGCTTCCTATCAAAAAGGAATAGAAGAAGTGAAAGCGGGGATTGAACGGGGGGATACGTATCAGGTGAACTTTACAACCAGAATGGAAGCCTCTTTCTCTGGGGATGATTATACGTTTTATAGAAGACTTGTGAGAAATCAGCAGTCTTCCTATAGTGCCTACCTAAACATGGGGGAAAAGCGGATTCTGTCTGCTTCTCCGGAGTTGTTTTTCCGAGTCGATGGAAACCAATTAAAAACAAAGCCAATGAAAGGAACGGCATCAAGAGGAAGGGATTCCAAAGAGGATGAGTCTAAGCGGGGGGGAACTTCAGACATCACATAA
- a CDS encoding NADP-dependent oxidoreductase produces the protein MNKEIQLVKRPEAAPTHEHIKMAETERPVPSQGEVLVKLLYVSVDPYMRGRMSAAKSYIAPFQLNEPMEGGVVGEVVESKADALQEGDIVTGMLPWKEYAAAPADTLRKVDPSLGPVTTSLGILGMPGLTAYFGLMDIGKPKEGETLVVSGAAGAVGSAVVQIGKISGCHVVGIAGSDEKLAYLKNELGVDEVINYKSESVPERLEEACPNGVDVYFDNVGGDISDAVYPLLNKFARIAQCGAIASYNVPNDQGPRMQMHLIKSSALIKGFTVGDYQDRFKEGFSHLAQWLQEGRLKYEETITEGFENIPDAFFGLFEGANLGKQLVKVAEPTQK, from the coding sequence ATGAACAAAGAAATTCAATTAGTCAAACGTCCAGAAGCCGCTCCTACACATGAACATATTAAAATGGCAGAAACTGAGCGCCCTGTTCCTTCTCAAGGGGAAGTACTGGTCAAACTGCTTTATGTCTCCGTAGATCCTTACATGAGAGGCCGTATGAGCGCCGCTAAATCGTATATTGCTCCCTTCCAACTGAACGAACCTATGGAAGGTGGGGTCGTCGGGGAAGTTGTGGAATCGAAAGCGGATGCTCTACAAGAGGGTGATATTGTCACAGGGATGCTTCCGTGGAAAGAATATGCAGCAGCTCCGGCAGACACGCTCAGAAAAGTAGATCCAAGTCTTGGACCCGTTACTACATCTCTCGGAATCCTTGGTATGCCTGGATTAACTGCATATTTCGGACTGATGGATATCGGGAAGCCAAAAGAAGGCGAAACATTAGTGGTTTCAGGAGCTGCCGGAGCAGTTGGCTCTGCTGTTGTCCAAATCGGTAAAATATCAGGCTGCCATGTGGTCGGTATTGCCGGTTCAGATGAAAAATTAGCGTACTTGAAAAATGAACTCGGCGTTGACGAAGTCATCAACTACAAGTCAGAGAGTGTACCTGAACGTCTAGAAGAAGCTTGTCCAAATGGCGTAGATGTTTATTTTGATAATGTCGGTGGCGATATTTCAGATGCTGTCTATCCATTATTAAACAAATTCGCACGCATCGCCCAGTGTGGAGCCATCGCATCCTACAATGTTCCGAATGATCAAGGGCCGCGGATGCAGATGCACTTGATTAAATCCAGTGCGCTCATTAAAGGGTTCACAGTCGGTGATTATCAGGATCGATTTAAAGAAGGGTTCTCCCACTTAGCTCAATGGCTTCAGGAAGGCCGTTTGAAATATGAAGAAACGATTACAGAAGGGTTTGAAAATATCCCAGATGCATTCTTCGGGTTATTTGAAGGAGCGAACCTTGGTAAACAACTTGTCAAAGTTGCAGAACCCACTCAAAAGTGA
- a CDS encoding thiol-disulfide oxidoreductase DCC family protein: MKKHIVFYDAQCPFCFYVKKTFRTFDWFHQIKWVAVQETEEMGKYPYLEGRNTLDEIHMLTKEGEVKQGFETIRKLLLSLPLFTVIGILLSFPGIDRVGSPLYRWFSDHRHQWFGRYDLPRYA, encoded by the coding sequence ATGAAAAAACATATCGTTTTTTATGACGCACAGTGTCCGTTTTGTTTTTATGTGAAGAAAACATTCCGAACGTTCGATTGGTTTCATCAAATTAAATGGGTAGCTGTCCAGGAGACAGAAGAGATGGGGAAGTACCCTTACTTGGAAGGCAGGAATACGCTGGATGAGATTCATATGCTGACAAAAGAAGGAGAAGTGAAACAAGGTTTTGAAACCATTCGTAAACTTCTGCTTTCTCTGCCTTTATTCACTGTGATCGGCATTCTTCTTTCTTTTCCGGGTATCGACCGGGTGGGTTCTCCATTATACCGCTGGTTTTCTGATCACAGACACCAATGGTTCGGCCGCTACGACCTTCCCAGATACGCATAA
- a CDS encoding anthranilate synthase component II gives MIIIIDNYDSFTYNLAQYFKQMDSEVIVKRNDEWQIEEIRSLEPSLIVLSPGPGRPEESGICKEVLHHFGGEIPLLGICLGHQLMVEHFGGIVVKGNQPMHGKVTTITNDGRTMFHKLPGSFRVTRYHSLQADLPSLPEKLEVTALSEDGVIMGVRHRYKMMEGIQFHPESILTEYGYDLLRNFHVRAVRYKASRREEVGV, from the coding sequence ATGATCATAATCATTGATAACTATGATTCATTCACATATAACTTAGCCCAATATTTTAAACAGATGGATTCAGAAGTAATCGTAAAAAGAAACGATGAATGGCAGATCGAAGAGATCCGTTCGCTCGAACCGAGTCTTATTGTCCTTTCCCCCGGACCGGGGAGGCCGGAAGAATCAGGGATTTGCAAGGAAGTTTTGCATCATTTTGGTGGAGAAATTCCCTTATTAGGCATTTGCCTAGGCCACCAACTGATGGTTGAACATTTTGGGGGGATCGTCGTCAAAGGAAATCAACCGATGCACGGCAAAGTAACGACAATTACGAATGATGGCCGGACCATGTTTCACAAGCTCCCCGGATCTTTCCGAGTCACCCGTTACCATTCTCTTCAGGCAGATTTACCTTCATTACCGGAAAAGCTCGAAGTTACGGCCCTTTCTGAAGATGGTGTCATTATGGGGGTACGCCACCGGTACAAGATGATGGAAGGCATACAATTCCACCCCGAGTCGATATTGACGGAGTATGGGTATGACCTGCTTCGAAACTTTCATGTCCGGGCTGTTCGCTACAAGGCAAGTAGAAGAGAGGAGGTAGGCGTATGA
- a CDS encoding SDR family oxidoreductase has translation MKVLVAGANGHTGRLLIQNLKADGHEPYGMIRKEEQKATVEKLGGTPVLADLTKDVGYAVKGMDAVMFAAGSGSSTGAEQTEAVDRDGAINLAKATENLGIKKFIMLSGMGAGDPERGPEELKHYLEMKGEADDYLKSTELDYTIVRPGGLTNDEGTSKIQVGETVERGTIPRADVAKTMIAALQEPNAYHKTFEMISGDTQIEQALKTLS, from the coding sequence ATGAAGGTACTCGTAGCAGGAGCAAACGGACATACAGGACGACTACTTATTCAAAATTTAAAAGCCGATGGTCATGAGCCGTACGGCATGATCCGTAAAGAAGAACAAAAAGCGACGGTTGAAAAATTGGGCGGTACTCCAGTACTTGCTGATCTGACGAAAGACGTCGGTTATGCGGTCAAAGGTATGGACGCTGTCATGTTCGCCGCTGGGTCAGGCTCCAGTACAGGTGCTGAGCAAACAGAAGCCGTAGATCGTGACGGAGCCATTAACCTTGCTAAAGCAACAGAAAACCTAGGTATAAAGAAATTCATTATGTTGAGCGGCATGGGGGCTGGTGATCCAGAACGAGGCCCCGAAGAATTGAAGCACTATCTCGAAATGAAAGGAGAAGCGGATGATTACCTGAAGTCCACAGAACTTGATTACACCATCGTACGACCAGGCGGTTTGACGAACGATGAAGGGACCAGCAAAATACAAGTCGGCGAAACCGTTGAAAGAGGAACAATTCCTCGCGCAGACGTAGCTAAGACAATGATTGCAGCCCTACAGGAACCAAACGCTTACCATAAAACATTTGAGATGATTTCAGGAGATACTCAAATCGAACAAGCACTGAAGACACTATCATGA
- a CDS encoding DUF779 domain-containing protein — translation MVERVKATDDALELIKMLKDKHGPLLFHQSGGCCDGSSPMCYEEGDLMIGSQDVLLGKIGETPFYINKKQYDYWKHTQLIIDVVEGRGGMFSLEGVEGKRFLTRSRAFTDEEYKELKESIES, via the coding sequence ATGGTGGAACGCGTAAAAGCGACGGACGATGCTCTTGAATTGATTAAAATGCTGAAGGATAAACACGGCCCTCTTCTTTTCCACCAATCGGGCGGGTGCTGTGACGGCAGCTCCCCGATGTGTTACGAAGAAGGCGACCTTATGATCGGCAGTCAAGATGTGTTACTTGGAAAGATCGGTGAAACTCCTTTTTACATCAACAAAAAGCAGTATGATTATTGGAAGCATACCCAACTGATCATTGATGTTGTTGAGGGCCGCGGAGGAATGTTTTCTCTGGAAGGAGTCGAAGGCAAAAGGTTCCTTACACGCTCACGCGCCTTTACGGATGAGGAGTACAAAGAACTGAAAGAAAGTATAGAGTCGTAA
- a CDS encoding GNAT family N-acetyltransferase, producing MKSVKKELGPGYVDTCMTAYENGTPIGVVMPHIEPGTKEEGRIFYFGLVPEERGKNKAAALYKEGLNLLRNHFKASYSTGATSVHNSPMLKVFERCGCTITERVGVYKYSK from the coding sequence ATGAAAAGCGTGAAGAAAGAACTTGGTCCGGGTTATGTGGATACTTGTATGACCGCTTATGAAAATGGCACCCCTATAGGTGTGGTCATGCCGCACATTGAACCGGGTACAAAGGAAGAAGGAAGGATTTTTTACTTCGGCTTGGTTCCGGAAGAACGAGGAAAGAACAAAGCGGCTGCTTTGTATAAAGAGGGATTGAACCTACTTAGAAATCATTTCAAAGCTTCATATAGTACTGGTGCGACAAGTGTTCATAATAGCCCGATGTTGAAAGTTTTCGAGAGGTGCGGGTGTACGATAACAGAGAGGGTTGGCGTATACAAGTACTCCAAGTGA
- a CDS encoding PD-(D/E)XK nuclease family protein, whose product MFEVKPYPELSWSLSRHKTMLSCLRKYAYDYYVSHNGWLRSADTLAKQAYRLKKMTNLEMHFGSVVHDLIYQTIQRVLKNQPVMTEQDFMDEVRHHLNRGFIESTKKEHLWINRPKHYTMLHEIYYSQKDTLPEAKVRKITDRLQKTVTNFYSSKTFTDVRNKEQMKFMESETFRFLKTDEAKVFIVMDLVYKDLDHDKWIIVDWKTGKASDEDRNQLALYALYLQNKHEIESLDDIIIRNEYLVDGTHVEHQLTEQDLINVQHLYQISMEQMKLYLEDAGNNEPLPIDQFPMQDDPRVCARCNYQELCFPS is encoded by the coding sequence ATGTTTGAAGTGAAACCCTACCCGGAACTATCCTGGTCTCTGTCCAGGCATAAAACGATGCTATCCTGCCTAAGGAAATATGCGTACGATTATTATGTATCCCATAATGGATGGCTCCGTTCGGCTGATACCCTAGCCAAGCAAGCGTACCGTTTGAAAAAAATGACCAACTTGGAAATGCACTTTGGAAGTGTGGTCCACGATTTGATCTATCAAACCATTCAACGCGTATTAAAGAACCAGCCGGTCATGACGGAACAAGATTTCATGGATGAAGTCCGCCACCATTTAAACCGTGGATTCATTGAATCAACGAAGAAAGAGCATTTGTGGATAAACCGACCGAAGCACTATACGATGCTTCACGAAATTTATTACAGTCAGAAAGACACTCTCCCTGAAGCGAAAGTGCGCAAAATAACGGACCGCCTCCAGAAAACGGTCACCAATTTTTACTCCAGTAAAACTTTCACTGATGTACGTAACAAAGAACAAATGAAGTTTATGGAATCGGAAACTTTCCGTTTCCTCAAGACAGACGAAGCGAAGGTTTTTATTGTGATGGATCTTGTGTACAAAGATCTCGATCATGACAAGTGGATTATTGTCGATTGGAAAACGGGAAAAGCATCCGATGAGGACCGGAACCAGCTGGCCCTTTATGCCCTTTATTTACAAAACAAGCACGAAATCGAATCCCTTGATGATATCATCATTCGAAACGAATATTTAGTGGATGGTACACATGTCGAACATCAATTAACAGAACAGGACCTCATCAATGTCCAACACCTATACCAGATTAGTATGGAGCAGATGAAACTCTATTTAGAAGATGCAGGAAATAATGAACCCCTTCCTATCGATCAATTTCCTATGCAGGATGATCCCAGAGTCTGCGCTCGTTGTAACTACCAGGAGCTTTGCTTCCCTTCTTGA
- a CDS encoding STAS domain-containing protein produces the protein MREEITYIGEKIEKCSEQLANRVRELKTEEFGAATIRTANWEELFSYIGEVIIGDGASSMQHIEMWADREGEQKVEAEVELDQSLRTMNFVRRAIWGIFSEELSNDEFSSSTVVHVCKTINEVLDEITKHFSQTYSRNIRMEWERKEMRMAELSVPVVPITKGVAVLPLIGEVDTNRAQSIMETSLNKSSEFELDYLFIDVSGVPVIDTVIANYIYQVVHALELVGVHATLTGLRPETAKSLVDMGVNFTKVHTKAGLHQALEEIGIYIHHGDS, from the coding sequence ATGAGAGAAGAAATTACATATATCGGTGAAAAAATTGAGAAATGCTCGGAACAATTGGCTAATCGGGTGCGAGAGTTGAAAACAGAAGAGTTCGGGGCAGCTACCATTCGAACAGCAAATTGGGAAGAACTCTTCTCCTATATCGGTGAAGTGATCATCGGGGATGGTGCTTCTTCCATGCAGCACATTGAAATGTGGGCGGATCGCGAAGGAGAGCAGAAGGTAGAGGCGGAAGTCGAGCTGGATCAATCCCTGCGGACGATGAACTTTGTTCGTCGAGCGATTTGGGGAATATTTTCTGAAGAGTTATCCAATGATGAGTTTTCTTCTTCCACGGTGGTACACGTCTGCAAAACCATTAATGAAGTATTAGATGAAATTACGAAACACTTCAGTCAAACGTACTCCAGAAACATTCGTATGGAGTGGGAAAGAAAAGAAATGCGGATGGCTGAACTGTCTGTGCCCGTTGTACCGATTACAAAGGGAGTAGCTGTGCTGCCATTGATTGGAGAAGTGGATACCAATCGTGCTCAGTCAATCATGGAAACCTCCTTAAATAAGAGTTCTGAATTTGAATTGGATTACCTTTTTATTGATGTATCTGGTGTTCCGGTGATCGACACGGTCATTGCTAATTACATTTATCAGGTCGTTCATGCTCTTGAACTTGTTGGTGTTCATGCGACTCTAACAGGATTAAGGCCGGAAACAGCGAAATCTCTTGTAGATATGGGTGTAAACTTCACTAAAGTCCATACAAAGGCGGGTTTGCATCAGGCTCTAGAAGAGATCGGCATTTACATACATCATGGTGATTCATAA
- a CDS encoding 5'-3' exonuclease → MTTTNRVMLVDGMALLFRAFYATAMSNYYMINSKGVPTNGVYGMMKHMFTAIETYQPTHVICCWDMGSKTFRNDLFPDYKANRGAPPEELIPQFDLAKEVVEALDIPNVGQVGYEADDCMGTLSRAYSEHSQVFLLTGDQDLLQLLEPNVHVVLLKKGYGNYAEYQEDTFTEEKGITPQQMVDLKALMGDSSDNYPGVKGIGEKTALKLLLKYGSIEGILENIEELTKGQRTKIEDSLDMLHLSRKLAAIHCEADVDCSLEEALFYIDDKKMGAKFDELEFKNWEKNIVRM, encoded by the coding sequence ATGACAACAACCAATCGAGTGATGCTCGTTGATGGCATGGCGCTGCTTTTTCGTGCGTTTTATGCCACGGCAATGAGCAATTATTATATGATCAACAGTAAAGGTGTGCCGACCAATGGGGTCTACGGCATGATGAAACACATGTTTACAGCAATAGAAACCTACCAGCCTACCCACGTGATTTGCTGTTGGGATATGGGGAGTAAGACGTTCCGTAATGATCTTTTTCCTGACTACAAAGCGAATCGGGGAGCGCCTCCAGAAGAATTGATTCCACAATTTGATCTAGCCAAAGAAGTCGTAGAGGCTCTCGATATACCTAACGTTGGTCAAGTTGGGTATGAAGCGGATGATTGCATGGGAACGCTGAGTCGGGCGTACAGTGAACATTCCCAAGTCTTCCTATTAACAGGGGACCAGGACCTTCTTCAATTGTTGGAGCCGAACGTGCATGTCGTCTTATTAAAGAAGGGATATGGCAATTATGCGGAGTATCAAGAGGACACCTTTACAGAAGAAAAAGGAATTACGCCGCAACAAATGGTTGATTTGAAAGCCCTCATGGGTGATTCCAGTGACAACTATCCTGGTGTGAAAGGAATTGGGGAGAAAACCGCACTTAAGCTTCTCCTTAAATACGGATCCATCGAGGGAATCTTAGAGAATATCGAGGAACTGACAAAGGGTCAGCGGACGAAAATTGAAGACAGTCTGGATATGCTGCATCTATCTAGAAAGCTTGCTGCCATCCATTGTGAAGCGGATGTGGATTGTTCGTTAGAAGAGGCGCTATTCTATATTGATGATAAAAAGATGGGCGCAAAATTTGATGAACTTGAATTTAAAAATTGGGAAAAGAATATCGTGCGAATGTAA
- a CDS encoding chorismate-binding protein — MIVDLLRNDLGRIAVPGSVHVPNLFEVETYPTVHQMTSTVVGRLSEDYTMYELFQALFPCGSITGAPKVRTMEYIQRLEDSPREVYCGAIGYMTPEKEAVFNVPIRTVMIDQKQERAVYGTGGGITWESTSEGEYEELKTKARLLTEDRPRFQLLETMKLENGVIDLLDDHLDRITATASYFAYPIKRSDLENKCSQVTTAYPNGLYKTRMLVDEEGKAEIEVHGLTPPASCVTGTLSEEPVNEEDPFLFHKTTHRCVYQRHRSDEAEATLLWNRRGELTEFTIANLVVNIDGQYYTPPVSCGLLAGTYRKDLLRSGKLKEKVLYKKDIHMFDEVWMINAVRGWVKVELQEKAQ; from the coding sequence ATGATTGTTGATTTGTTGAGAAATGATCTAGGTAGAATCGCTGTACCTGGTAGTGTTCATGTCCCTAACCTGTTCGAAGTGGAAACCTATCCGACCGTCCATCAGATGACTTCAACGGTGGTAGGCCGTTTGTCTGAAGATTACACCATGTACGAATTATTTCAGGCTTTGTTTCCGTGTGGCTCGATTACAGGAGCTCCAAAAGTGAGGACCATGGAATACATTCAAAGATTAGAAGACTCGCCACGCGAGGTATATTGCGGCGCCATCGGTTATATGACGCCTGAGAAAGAAGCCGTTTTCAATGTCCCTATTCGTACAGTTATGATTGATCAGAAGCAAGAAAGAGCTGTTTATGGTACAGGTGGAGGTATTACTTGGGAATCAACTTCAGAGGGGGAGTATGAGGAGTTGAAGACGAAGGCGCGTCTCCTCACAGAAGATCGGCCAAGATTTCAACTTTTGGAGACGATGAAGTTGGAAAATGGCGTGATTGATTTACTTGACGATCACCTGGACCGAATCACGGCAACGGCTTCGTATTTCGCTTACCCTATTAAAAGAAGTGATTTAGAGAACAAATGCTCTCAAGTAACCACCGCTTATCCAAATGGTCTCTATAAAACTCGCATGCTTGTTGATGAAGAAGGGAAAGCTGAAATAGAAGTCCATGGTTTAACGCCACCCGCTTCTTGTGTGACCGGCACCTTATCTGAAGAACCTGTAAACGAAGAGGATCCATTTCTGTTTCATAAAACCACTCACCGGTGTGTATATCAACGTCATCGATCTGACGAAGCGGAAGCGACGTTGCTTTGGAATCGCAGAGGTGAATTAACGGAATTTACAATAGCTAATCTTGTCGTAAACATCGACGGTCAATACTATACCCCTCCTGTTAGTTGTGGATTACTGGCAGGAACTTATAGGAAAGACTTATTAAGAAGTGGAAAACTGAAAGAAAAGGTTCTCTATAAAAAGGATATCCACATGTTCGATGAAGTATGGATGATTAACGCTGTTAGAGGCTGGGTGAAGGTTGAACTACAGGAGAAGGCTCAATAA